One genomic segment of Pseudonocardia sp. T1-2H includes these proteins:
- a CDS encoding acyl-CoA dehydrogenase family protein: protein MDFALSEQAVAVRDGMRELCSKFGLDYWSRCDAEHRWPEELWAELGAGGWLGLAVPEEYGGAGLGLLELAVAQEELSASGAGSAGAFLYLLTPGFGGVTLTRHGTDEQRRELLPGIAAGTTQTCFALTEPDAGSNALAISTSARRDGEDFLLRGQKIWISGVQRADWMLVVCRTTPAAEAGGRTRGFSVLLVDVKEAQAAGTLEFTPIPKAGSRIVQSNTVHFDDVRVPAHRVLGEPGAGFAVLWDILNPERILASASAVGAADLALRIAVDYARERTVFDRPIGANQAVAFPLAQVKAQTELARLMAHKAAWLWDRGEPSGHEANIAKLTAANAAWDAADRAFQTFGGMAYSEEYPVARLHRDARIAKNIPVAEELVLAHIATQGLGLPRSY from the coding sequence ATGGACTTCGCCCTCTCCGAGCAGGCCGTCGCCGTCCGGGACGGGATGCGCGAGCTCTGTTCCAAGTTCGGCCTGGACTACTGGTCCCGCTGCGACGCGGAGCACCGCTGGCCCGAGGAGCTGTGGGCCGAGCTCGGTGCCGGCGGCTGGCTCGGCCTCGCGGTTCCCGAGGAGTACGGCGGCGCCGGCCTCGGCCTGCTGGAGCTCGCCGTCGCGCAGGAGGAGCTGTCCGCGAGCGGCGCGGGCAGCGCCGGGGCGTTCCTGTACCTGCTCACGCCCGGGTTCGGCGGCGTCACCCTCACCCGGCACGGGACGGACGAGCAGCGTCGCGAGCTGCTGCCGGGGATCGCGGCGGGCACCACGCAGACCTGCTTCGCCCTCACCGAGCCGGACGCCGGCAGCAACGCCCTCGCGATCAGCACCAGCGCGCGGCGGGACGGCGAGGACTTCCTGCTCCGGGGGCAGAAGATCTGGATCTCCGGGGTGCAGCGGGCGGACTGGATGCTCGTCGTCTGCCGGACCACGCCCGCCGCGGAGGCGGGCGGGCGCACCCGCGGCTTCTCCGTCCTGCTCGTCGACGTCAAGGAGGCGCAGGCCGCCGGGACGCTGGAGTTCACCCCGATCCCGAAGGCCGGGAGCCGGATCGTCCAGTCCAACACCGTGCACTTCGACGACGTGCGGGTCCCGGCCCACCGCGTCCTCGGCGAGCCCGGCGCGGGCTTCGCCGTGCTGTGGGACATCCTCAACCCGGAACGGATCCTCGCCTCGGCCAGCGCGGTCGGCGCCGCGGACCTCGCGCTGCGGATCGCCGTGGACTACGCCCGGGAACGCACCGTCTTCGACCGGCCGATCGGCGCCAACCAGGCCGTCGCCTTCCCCTTGGCGCAGGTCAAGGCCCAGACGGAGCTGGCCCGGCTGATGGCGCACAAGGCGGCGTGGCTGTGGGACCGCGGGGAGCCGTCCGGGCACGAGGCCAACATCGCGAAGCTGACGGCGGCCAACGCCGCGTGGGACGCCGCGGACCGGGCGTTCCAGACGTTCGGCGGGATGGCCTACTCGGAGGAGTACCCGGTGGCGCGGCTGCATCGGGACGCGCGGATCGCGAAGAACATCCCCGTGGCCGAGGAGCTGGTGCTCGCACACATCGCGACGCAGGGACTGGGGCTCCCCCGCAGCTACTAG
- a CDS encoding Rv1733c family protein, which produces MTQAEPPRRDPSKDRDPSRSARLPRRTTDRVEEVVALVVILLGMAAAVASVVLGVGTHGALLERVEYEAAHRSVVTAVLTADPPPASADRPAGAARAPAPARWTDASGREHTGLVPAPDGARAGSGVELWIGEDGEPAGRPMSADEATLVGWSAGVLALLCGLGLLRVLWGATVRCTASANDRNWTREWERVEPRWSGRRGHGADR; this is translated from the coding sequence GTGACCCAGGCCGAGCCGCCTCGCCGCGACCCGTCGAAGGACCGCGACCCGTCGAGGAGCGCCCGCCTGCCGCGGCGCACCACCGACCGGGTCGAGGAGGTCGTGGCCCTGGTCGTGATCCTGCTCGGGATGGCCGCCGCGGTGGCGTCCGTCGTGCTGGGGGTCGGGACGCACGGCGCGCTCCTCGAGCGCGTCGAGTACGAGGCCGCGCACCGCAGCGTCGTGACCGCGGTGCTGACCGCGGACCCGCCCCCGGCCTCCGCGGACCGCCCGGCCGGCGCCGCGCGTGCCCCCGCTCCCGCCCGATGGACCGACGCGAGCGGGCGTGAGCACACCGGCCTCGTCCCCGCGCCGGACGGCGCCCGCGCCGGGAGCGGCGTGGAGCTCTGGATCGGCGAGGACGGCGAGCCGGCCGGGCGCCCGATGAGCGCCGACGAGGCGACGCTGGTGGGCTGGTCCGCCGGCGTCCTGGCGCTGCTCTGCGGGCTCGGCCTGCTGCGGGTGCTGTGGGGCGCGACGGTCCGGTGCACCGCATCGGCGAACGACCGGAACTGGACCCGGGAGTGGGAACGGGTCGAGCCACGGTGGTCCGGACGCCGCGGGCACGGCGCCGACCGCTGA
- a CDS encoding Fur family transcriptional regulator — protein sequence MHSSSTQIERSLRDAALRVTAPRKAVLAAVHDHPHADTETLIAATRVQLSSVSHQAVYDVLRVLTDAGLVRRFQPAGSVARYEARVGDNHHHVVCRLCGAVGDVDCAVGESPCLTAADDAGFRIDEAEVVYWGLCPACQSPPGR from the coding sequence GTGCACAGCAGCAGCACGCAGATCGAACGTTCCCTCCGTGACGCCGCGCTGCGCGTCACCGCGCCCCGCAAGGCCGTGTTGGCGGCGGTGCACGACCACCCGCACGCCGATACCGAGACCCTGATCGCGGCGACCCGGGTGCAGCTCAGCTCGGTGTCGCACCAGGCCGTGTACGACGTGCTGCGCGTCCTCACCGATGCCGGCCTGGTCCGCCGCTTCCAGCCGGCGGGTTCGGTCGCCCGTTACGAGGCGCGGGTGGGCGACAACCACCACCACGTCGTCTGCCGTCTGTGCGGCGCGGTGGGCGACGTCGACTGCGCCGTCGGCGAGTCCCCCTGCCTGACCGCCGCCGACGACGCGGGCTTCCGGATCGACGAGGCCGAGGTCGTGTACTGGGGCCTCTGTCCCGCCTGCCAGTCCCCGCCGGGCCGCTGA
- the katG gene encoding catalase/peroxidase HPI: MPPESENPALADPKPRDSSASPQGTDSTASRSESENPALAGPSFHPEDRPRSNRDWWPNQVDLGVLNKTSRDSDPLGDDDFDYKRAVSQLDFDAVKADIVKVMRTSQDWWPADWGHYGPLFIRMSWHAAGTYRQLDGRGGAGDGAQRFAPLNSWPDNGNLDKARRLLLPVKQKYGRSLSWADLLVLAGNVAHEDMGFETFGFAFGREDVWQPEEVFWGPEDTWLGDERYSGDTPLELEGALGAVTMGLIYVNPEGAKGEADPVATAHDIRVTFGRMAMNDEETVALIAGGHTFGKAHGAGNPDLVGPEPEGCPVFSGGLGWKNQNGTGKGADTVTSGLEGAWTPNPTKWDNGFWDMLFGFEWELTQSPAGAKQWKPKEAEGQELVPDAHIEGKKNPPMMATSDLSLLADPEYRRISERFRDNPEEFAEAYRRAWFKLLHRDMGPVSRYLGPWVPQEELLWQDPVPPVEHELLSESDAAELKKQILASGLTVPQLVHTAWSAAASYRGTDKRGGANGGRLRLEPQASWAVNAGTQEVIAKLEEVRAAFGKPVSIADTIVLAGCAAVEKAAADAGVDVTVPFSPGRTDASQEQTDVDTFQYLEPRADGFRNWIEPDVKLAPETLLVDRAYMLELTAKELTVLVGGLRVLGANTGGTQHGVFTDRPGVLSQDFFRNLLDLGVEWSTSVDDEGVYEARDAQGTVVRTATAVDLVFGSNSILRGIVEVYSADDAKEKFVRDFVKAWDKVMNLDRFDLR, translated from the coding sequence GTGCCCCCCGAGAGCGAGAACCCGGCCCTGGCCGACCCGAAGCCCCGCGACTCCTCCGCGAGCCCGCAGGGCACCGACAGCACCGCGAGCCGCAGCGAGAGCGAGAACCCGGCCCTCGCCGGTCCCAGCTTCCACCCGGAGGACCGGCCGCGGAGCAACCGCGACTGGTGGCCCAACCAGGTCGACCTCGGCGTCCTCAACAAGACCTCGCGCGACTCGGACCCCCTGGGCGACGACGACTTCGACTACAAGAGGGCCGTCTCCCAGCTTGACTTCGACGCGGTCAAGGCCGACATCGTCAAGGTCATGCGCACGTCGCAGGACTGGTGGCCCGCCGACTGGGGCCACTACGGCCCGCTGTTCATCCGCATGTCGTGGCACGCCGCAGGTACCTACCGCCAGCTCGACGGCCGCGGTGGCGCCGGCGACGGCGCCCAGCGCTTCGCCCCGCTCAACAGCTGGCCGGACAACGGCAACCTCGACAAGGCGCGCCGCCTGCTGCTGCCGGTCAAGCAGAAGTACGGCCGCAGCCTGTCCTGGGCCGACCTGCTGGTGCTCGCCGGCAACGTGGCCCACGAGGACATGGGCTTCGAGACCTTCGGGTTCGCCTTCGGCCGCGAGGACGTGTGGCAGCCCGAGGAGGTCTTCTGGGGTCCGGAGGACACCTGGCTCGGCGACGAGCGCTACAGCGGCGACACCCCGCTCGAGCTCGAGGGCGCCCTCGGCGCCGTCACCATGGGCCTGATCTACGTCAACCCGGAGGGCGCGAAGGGCGAGGCGGACCCGGTCGCGACGGCCCACGACATCCGCGTGACCTTCGGCCGGATGGCGATGAACGACGAGGAGACCGTCGCCCTCATCGCCGGCGGCCACACCTTCGGCAAGGCGCACGGCGCCGGGAACCCGGACCTCGTCGGCCCGGAGCCGGAGGGCTGCCCGGTGTTCTCCGGCGGCCTCGGCTGGAAGAACCAGAACGGCACCGGTAAGGGCGCCGACACCGTCACCAGCGGCCTCGAGGGCGCCTGGACCCCGAACCCCACGAAGTGGGACAACGGCTTCTGGGACATGCTGTTCGGCTTCGAGTGGGAGCTCACCCAGAGCCCGGCGGGCGCCAAGCAGTGGAAGCCCAAGGAGGCCGAGGGCCAGGAGCTCGTCCCCGACGCGCACATCGAGGGCAAGAAGAACCCGCCCATGATGGCGACGAGCGACCTCTCGCTGCTCGCCGACCCGGAGTACCGCAGGATCTCCGAGCGGTTCCGCGACAACCCCGAGGAGTTCGCCGAGGCCTACCGCCGGGCCTGGTTCAAGCTCCTGCACCGCGACATGGGCCCGGTGTCGCGCTACCTCGGCCCCTGGGTGCCGCAGGAGGAGCTGCTCTGGCAGGACCCGGTTCCGCCGGTCGAGCACGAGCTGCTGTCCGAGTCCGACGCCGCCGAGCTCAAGAAGCAGATCCTCGCCTCGGGCCTGACGGTCCCGCAGCTCGTGCACACCGCCTGGTCGGCCGCCGCGTCCTACCGCGGCACCGACAAGCGCGGCGGCGCGAACGGCGGCCGGCTGCGCCTCGAGCCGCAGGCGAGCTGGGCGGTCAACGCCGGCACGCAGGAGGTCATCGCGAAGCTCGAGGAGGTCCGCGCCGCGTTCGGCAAGCCCGTCTCGATCGCCGACACCATCGTGCTGGCCGGCTGCGCGGCCGTGGAGAAGGCCGCCGCGGACGCGGGGGTGGACGTCACCGTGCCGTTCAGCCCCGGCCGCACCGACGCCTCGCAGGAGCAGACCGACGTCGACACGTTCCAGTACCTCGAGCCGCGCGCCGACGGGTTCCGCAACTGGATCGAGCCGGACGTGAAGCTGGCGCCGGAGACGCTGCTCGTCGACCGCGCGTACATGCTCGAGCTCACCGCGAAGGAGCTGACCGTCCTGGTCGGTGGCCTGCGCGTGCTGGGCGCGAACACCGGCGGCACGCAGCACGGCGTCTTCACCGACCGCCCGGGCGTCCTGTCGCAGGACTTCTTCCGCAACCTGCTCGACCTCGGGGTCGAGTGGAGCACGTCGGTCGACGACGAGGGCGTCTACGAGGCGCGCGACGCCCAGGGCACCGTGGTGCGCACCGCCACCGCGGTCGACCTGGTCTTCGGCTCGAACTCGATCCTGCGCGGCATCGTCGAGGTGTACTCCGCCGACGACGCCAAGGAGAAGTTCGTCCGTGACTTCGTCAAGGCCTGGGACAAGGTCATGAACCTGGACCGGTTCGACCTGCGCTGA
- a CDS encoding L,D-transpeptidase, producing the protein MGAGLLTGGGSPAPANSPSVGATAAVDVASLPESTTFTTIDGAPADPSPGAATDGRVVHPVTETVVHDAPGGTPIARMPATQIGDTWLPVIGEQSGWVQVLLPSRPSSSTGWLPAADLETAVSPYVIDVHLGSMTLELLRNGQRVDRWTVGIGKASAPTPTGRTFLLGAFSDAKQKYSPVILPLGTHSPTHDTFGGGPGTVAIHTWPTADVFGTATSDGCIRVPADALTTLTSVPLGTLVRIDEA; encoded by the coding sequence CTGGGTGCAGGGCTGCTGACCGGCGGGGGGTCGCCGGCGCCGGCGAACAGCCCCTCGGTAGGTGCCACCGCCGCCGTCGACGTCGCGTCGCTGCCGGAGAGCACCACCTTCACCACGATCGACGGTGCCCCGGCGGACCCGTCCCCGGGTGCGGCCACGGACGGCCGGGTCGTGCACCCGGTGACGGAGACCGTGGTCCACGACGCCCCGGGCGGCACGCCGATCGCCCGCATGCCCGCGACACAGATCGGCGACACCTGGCTCCCGGTGATCGGTGAGCAGAGCGGCTGGGTGCAGGTCCTGCTCCCGTCGCGGCCCAGCTCGTCGACGGGGTGGCTGCCGGCCGCGGACCTCGAGACCGCCGTCTCGCCCTACGTGATCGACGTGCACCTCGGGTCGATGACCCTCGAGCTGCTGCGCAACGGGCAGCGGGTCGACCGCTGGACGGTCGGCATCGGCAAGGCCTCGGCCCCCACGCCGACCGGACGCACCTTCCTGCTCGGCGCGTTCAGCGACGCGAAGCAGAAGTACTCCCCGGTGATCCTGCCGCTGGGCACGCACAGCCCCACGCACGACACCTTCGGTGGCGGCCCGGGCACCGTCGCCATCCACACCTGGCCGACCGCCGACGTGTTCGGCACCGCCACGAGCGACGGCTGCATCCGGGTGCCGGCCGACGCCCTCACCACCCTCACGAGCGTGCCGCTCGGCACCCTCGTCCGGATCGACGAAGCATGA
- a CDS encoding DUF2795 domain-containing protein yields the protein MGFQVTEVQKALKGADYPMKGDELAKLAERNGADKDLVEALRKVPEVDGPNGVMKHLSGELGGPTSDDSGS from the coding sequence ATGGGATTCCAGGTGACCGAGGTACAGAAGGCACTCAAGGGTGCGGACTATCCGATGAAGGGCGACGAGCTCGCCAAGCTCGCCGAACGCAACGGGGCCGACAAGGATCTCGTCGAGGCGCTGCGCAAGGTGCCCGAGGTCGACGGGCCGAACGGGGTCATGAAGCACCTGTCCGGTGAGCTCGGCGGGCCGACATCGGACGACTCCGGCAGCTGA
- a CDS encoding alpha-amylase family protein, with amino-acid sequence MSSEEWVQNAIWWQVYPLGFTGAEQQGDPDGPVRQRLDRVVEWLDYAVELGASGIALGPIFASQTHGYDTVDHLRIDPRLGDAASFARLVEAAHGRGLRLLLDGVFNHVGRGFPAFRRVLEQGPSAPESDWFRLTWPDGAGPGTEPGYGDFEGHSELVALNHDSPAVVDHVVEVMNHWLDAGADGWRLDAAYAVPEAFWARVLPRVREKHPDVYVVGEVIHGDYPAFVEASGVDAVTQYELWSSIRNALADGNLFELDWNLKRHNEFLETFVPMTFVGNHDVTRLASALPEQLLPHALAVLFTVAGTPAVYYGDEQAYRGVKEERAGGDDQIRPEFPVDGPESLSELGMPIFYVHQELIGLRRRHPWLHTARTTAVELQNTRAVLESRSADGTRRLRLALNLDEQPAELPGPGRGRGAGRARRPARGEGRARPARLGRRRGLIGSPWVVASERPPIAGRRIRPSVAPDEPPVATRWGHPSTPRHLFVRSSFYRTCTRSSSGRVPVTSERGAGRWRAIPRCGRPRRTTQSRAARDGGGRHSSAGPRRVLPRSSRSSWVQGC; translated from the coding sequence GTGAGTAGCGAGGAGTGGGTGCAGAACGCGATCTGGTGGCAGGTCTATCCGCTCGGCTTCACCGGGGCCGAGCAGCAGGGAGACCCCGACGGGCCCGTGCGGCAGCGGCTGGACCGGGTCGTCGAGTGGCTGGACTACGCCGTCGAGCTCGGGGCCTCCGGGATCGCGCTCGGGCCGATCTTCGCCTCACAGACCCACGGTTACGACACCGTCGACCACCTGCGCATCGACCCGCGTCTGGGCGACGCGGCCTCGTTCGCCCGGCTGGTCGAGGCGGCGCACGGGCGTGGCCTGAGGCTGCTGCTCGACGGAGTGTTCAACCACGTCGGGCGGGGCTTCCCGGCCTTCAGGCGGGTGCTGGAACAGGGGCCGTCGGCGCCGGAGTCGGACTGGTTCCGGCTCACCTGGCCGGACGGCGCGGGCCCGGGGACGGAGCCGGGCTACGGGGACTTCGAGGGCCACTCGGAGCTCGTCGCGCTCAACCACGACTCACCGGCCGTGGTGGACCACGTCGTCGAGGTCATGAACCACTGGCTCGACGCGGGCGCCGACGGCTGGCGGCTCGACGCGGCCTACGCGGTGCCCGAGGCGTTCTGGGCGCGGGTGTTGCCGCGGGTGCGGGAGAAGCACCCGGACGTCTACGTCGTCGGCGAGGTGATCCACGGCGACTACCCGGCCTTCGTGGAGGCGAGCGGCGTCGATGCCGTGACCCAGTACGAGCTGTGGAGTTCGATCCGGAACGCGCTCGCCGACGGGAACCTCTTCGAGCTGGACTGGAACCTGAAACGGCACAACGAGTTCCTCGAGACCTTCGTGCCGATGACGTTCGTCGGGAACCACGACGTCACCCGCCTCGCGAGTGCGCTGCCCGAGCAGCTGCTGCCGCACGCGCTGGCGGTGCTGTTCACCGTCGCCGGCACCCCGGCCGTCTACTACGGGGACGAGCAGGCCTACCGCGGCGTCAAGGAGGAACGCGCCGGCGGGGACGACCAGATCCGCCCCGAGTTCCCGGTCGACGGGCCGGAGTCGCTCTCCGAGCTCGGGATGCCAATCTTCTACGTGCACCAGGAGCTGATCGGGCTGCGCCGCCGCCACCCGTGGCTGCACACGGCCCGCACCACCGCCGTCGAGTTGCAGAACACCCGCGCCGTGCTCGAGAGCCGCAGCGCCGACGGCACCCGGCGGCTGCGCCTGGCCCTCAACCTCGACGAGCAGCCTGCCGAGCTTCCCGGTCCCGGGCGCGGCCGAGGTGCTGGCCGGGCCCGGCGGCCTGCACGAGGGGAAGGCCGGGCTCGGCCCGCACGGCTGGGTCGTCGTCGGGGACTGATCGGTTCACCGTGGGTGGTTGCCTCGGAACGGCCTCCGATCGCCGGACGGCGGATTCGGCCGTCCGTCGCTCCGGATGAGCCGCCCGTCGCAACGCGGTGGGGTCATCCGTCCACCCCGCGTCACCTGTTCGTGAGGTCATCGTTCTACCGAACGTGCACACGATCTTCCTCCGGACGCGTACCGGTGACCTCCGAACGGGGGGCCGGTAGATGGCGAGCCATTCCACGGTGCGGCCGGCCCCGCCGCACGACGCAGAGCAGGGCCGCCCGCGACGGGGGCGGGCGGCACTCGTCGGCTGGGCCGCGGCGGGTGTTGCCGCGGTCCTCGCGCTCGTCCTGGGTGCAGGGCTGCTGA
- a CDS encoding PRC and DUF2382 domain-containing protein: MITETMTRDLIGRQAYDRDGEKVGKIGQVYVDENSGAPTWATVHTGLFGTKESFVPLDGADVKGGDVALGVRKAKVKDAPHVGADADHLSGREESELRRHYGRPATGGTDVDRDTTGRARGADDSMTRSEERLRVGTESEETGRVRLRKYVVTEEQQVTVPVSHEEVRLEREPVTEGAHAGRGKIEEETHEVTLHAEKPVVDKTTEAVETVRLGTRTVTEDETVSGTVRKEQVEVDDPQHQLRGRDTH; this comes from the coding sequence ATGATCACGGAGACGATGACCCGGGACCTGATCGGCCGCCAGGCCTACGACCGGGACGGGGAGAAGGTCGGCAAGATCGGTCAGGTCTACGTCGACGAGAACAGCGGTGCGCCGACCTGGGCGACCGTCCACACCGGCCTCTTCGGCACGAAGGAGAGCTTCGTCCCGCTGGACGGCGCGGACGTCAAGGGCGGGGACGTCGCGCTGGGCGTGCGGAAGGCGAAGGTGAAGGACGCGCCGCACGTCGGCGCGGACGCGGACCACCTGAGCGGCCGCGAGGAGTCCGAGCTGCGCCGCCACTACGGCCGCCCGGCCACGGGCGGTACGGACGTGGACCGGGACACGACCGGTCGCGCGCGCGGCGCGGACGACTCCATGACGCGCTCCGAGGAGCGGCTGCGGGTCGGTACCGAGTCCGAGGAGACGGGACGGGTGCGGCTGCGCAAGTACGTCGTCACCGAGGAGCAGCAGGTCACCGTCCCGGTGAGCCACGAGGAGGTCCGCCTCGAGCGCGAGCCCGTCACCGAGGGGGCGCACGCCGGGCGCGGAAAGATCGAGGAGGAGACGCACGAGGTCACCCTGCACGCGGAGAAGCCGGTGGTCGACAAGACGACCGAGGCCGTCGAGACGGTCCGGCTCGGCACCCGCACCGTGACCGAGGACGAGACGGTGTCCGGCACGGTCCGCAAGGAGCAGGTCGAGGTCGACGACCCGCAGCACCAGCTGCGGGGTCGCGACACGCACTGA
- the dinB gene encoding DNA polymerase IV: MFVSDDPAEQHATILHADLDAFYASVEQRDAPRLRGRPVIVGGGVVLAASYEAKACGVRTAMGGRQARALCPGAVVVPPRMEAYSAASRAVFAVFRDTTPLVEGISIDEAFLEVGGLRKIAGAPVDIAARLRREVAERVGLPITVGVARTKFLAKVASGVAKPDGLLLVPPERELAFLHPLPVERLWGVGRVTAAKLHALGIRTVGDVAGLGEATLVSILGRGSGRHLHALAHNLDLRAVDTTHRRRSIGSQRALGRRARSPVEIDTILAGIVDRLGRRLRGGNKVCRTVVLRLRFGDFTRATRSHTLQQATAHTGTLLEAARSLLRGVLSTVLDRGLTLLGVSLAELAPDDGVQLALPFDQQSGPALDTTLDALRARFGGEAVTRAARLGHDPGISVPILPDT, encoded by the coding sequence ATGTTCGTGTCCGACGACCCGGCCGAGCAGCACGCGACGATCCTGCACGCGGACCTCGACGCGTTCTACGCGTCGGTGGAGCAGCGTGACGCGCCCCGGCTGCGGGGCCGGCCGGTGATCGTCGGCGGCGGGGTGGTGCTGGCGGCGAGCTACGAGGCCAAGGCGTGCGGCGTCCGCACCGCGATGGGCGGGCGGCAGGCCCGGGCGCTGTGCCCCGGCGCGGTCGTCGTGCCGCCGCGGATGGAGGCGTACTCGGCGGCGAGCAGGGCGGTGTTCGCGGTCTTCCGGGACACGACGCCGCTGGTGGAGGGCATCTCGATCGATGAGGCGTTCCTGGAGGTCGGCGGCTTGCGGAAGATCGCGGGGGCGCCCGTGGACATCGCCGCGCGGCTGCGCCGGGAGGTCGCCGAGCGGGTCGGCCTGCCGATCACCGTCGGGGTCGCGCGCACCAAGTTTCTCGCGAAGGTGGCCAGCGGCGTGGCCAAGCCGGACGGGCTGCTGCTCGTCCCACCCGAACGGGAGCTCGCGTTCCTGCATCCGCTGCCGGTCGAACGGCTCTGGGGCGTCGGCAGGGTCACCGCGGCCAAGCTGCACGCCCTCGGCATCCGGACCGTCGGCGACGTGGCGGGGCTGGGCGAGGCCACCCTCGTCTCGATCCTGGGTCGCGGTTCGGGCCGGCACCTGCACGCGCTCGCGCACAACCTGGACCTGCGCGCCGTCGACACCACCCACCGGCGCCGGTCGATCGGCTCGCAGCGCGCGCTCGGGCGCCGGGCACGGTCCCCGGTGGAGATCGACACGATCCTCGCCGGGATCGTGGACCGGCTCGGCCGGCGGCTGCGCGGCGGGAACAAGGTCTGCCGCACGGTGGTGCTGCGGCTTCGGTTCGGGGACTTCACCCGAGCCACCCGCTCGCACACCCTGCAGCAGGCGACCGCGCACACCGGGACGTTGCTGGAGGCCGCCCGCTCGCTGCTGCGCGGCGTGCTGAGCACCGTCCTGGACCGCGGTCTCACCCTGCTCGGCGTCTCGCTCGCCGAGCTCGCCCCGGACGACGGGGTGCAGCTCGCCCTCCCGTTCGACCAGCAGAGCGGGCCCGCCCTGGACACCACGCTCGACGCGCTGCGGGCCCGGTTCGGCGGCGAGGCCGTCACCCGGGCGGCCCGGCTCGGCCACGACCCCGGGATCAGCGTGCCGATCCTGCCGGACACCTGA